The DNA region CACCCGAAACCTCCATCGCTGAAATGGCGGAAACGCTGAAGTTGCTTTCGGATAAGACGCGTTTAATGATCGTCGCCCTTTTGAAAGAACAAGAGATGTGCGTATGCGATATCGTGGATATTCTTGAAACGACGCAGCCTAATATCAGTCAGCACTTAAAGAAATTAAAAACGGGCGGAATTGTGAACGAAACCCGCCGCAGCCAATGGATTTATTACGCACTAAACGTCGGCGACAAACCTTATTTGAACGATATCTTAAATCAACTCCCTTCCATGAAGGAGAAAATGAAAGCCCATCATCCTAATCGTTGTTGTTAACCTGGGAGGTCTCCTATGCTTATTATCGCCACAATGGTCTTTCTTGTTACTTTGATTTTCGTCATCTGGCAGCCAAAAGGGTTAAACATCGGGTGGTCCGCATGCGGAGGCGCCATTGCCGCCTTAATCTCCGGCGTTGTAAATCTCCAGGATGTGTGGGACGTAAGCCGAATCGTTTGGAACGCTACATTAGCGTTTGTTGCAATTATTCTGATTTCCCTTATTTTGGACGAAATCGGCTTCTTCGAATGGGCCGCGCTGCATATGGCTCGTTTTGCGCGCGGGAACGGCATACTTATGTTCATCTACGTGATCCTGCTCGGAGCCGTTGTCGCTTTTTTCTTCGCCAACGATGGCGCCGCCCTTATTCTTACACCGATCGTCCTGGCCATGGTCAGGGCGCTCCATATGGATGAGCGCATGATCATTCCCTTCATCATGGCCAGCGGCTTCATCTCCGACACGGCATCGCTGCCGCTCGTTGTCAGT from Paenibacillus macerans includes:
- a CDS encoding ArsR/SmtB family transcription factor; translation: MTTPETSIAEMAETLKLLSDKTRLMIVALLKEQEMCVCDIVDILETTQPNISQHLKKLKTGGIVNETRRSQWIYYALNVGDKPYLNDILNQLPSMKEKMKAHHPNRCC